The following coding sequences lie in one Spea bombifrons isolate aSpeBom1 chromosome 5, aSpeBom1.2.pri, whole genome shotgun sequence genomic window:
- the POMGNT2 gene encoding protein O-linked-mannose beta-1,4-N-acetylglucosaminyltransferase 2 yields MNISAVFNALLVSILAAVLWKYVKLWEQYSIIEEELDLTRQSQELSQVHIDYQAALYALVEDGTRMVCTGRMHTDRVCRFESLCYSTEAEEFVFFHSNSSIMLPNLGSRRFQPALLDLSSVDDHNTQYFNFVELPAAALKFMPKPVFVPDVALIMNRFNPDNVMHVFHDDLLPIFYTMQQFPDLYLESRLFFMEGWSEGQYFDLYKLLSNKQPLLKEQLKNLGRLLCFTKSYVGLTKLTTWYQYGFVQPQGPKANILVSGNEIRHFAKFMMEKFNISSEQSSAEDYIVLFSRTLNRLIVNEAELLVALAQEFQMKTITVSLEEHSFTDIVRLVSNASMLVSMHGAQLVTSLFLPKGAVVVELFPYAVNPEHYTPYKTLAMLPGMELQYVAWQNTKEENTITYPNRPWEQGGIAHLNAADQERIMKNKEVPRHLCCRNAEWLFRIYQDTTVDIPSLIEAIRNVVKTKLAFRKQRWVNGLYPGKVREARCQASVQGATAAKLSVSWQIPWNLKYLKVRDVKYEVWIQEQGENSYMPYILSHQNHTFSENIKPSTTYLVWIRCIFNKTLLGPFAEVLMCST; encoded by the coding sequence ATGAACATATCTGCAGTCTTCAATGCCCTGCTTGTATCAATCTTGGCAGCAGTGTTATGGAAGTACGTTAAGCTATGGGAGCAATACTCTATCATTGAGGAAGAACTGGACCTCACTCGTCAATCTCAAGAGCTGTCTCAGGTTCATATTGACTATCAAGCGGCGCTGTATGCTTTAGTGGAGGATGGCACTAGAATGGTGTGTACAGGCCGGATGCATACAGACCGCGTGTGTCGCTTTGAGTCACTCTGTTATTCCACGGAAGCGGAAGAGTTTGTCTTCTTTCATAGCAACTCTTCGATCATGTTACCTAATTTAGGTTCTAGGCGCTTCCAGCCTGCTTTGCTAGACCTGTCTTCAGTAGATGACCACAATACTCAATATTTCAATTTTGTAGAGCTTCCAGCTGCCGCATTAAAATTTATGCCTAAACCTGTTTTTGTGCCAGATGTTGCACTCATTATGAACAGGTTTAATCCCGACAACGTGATGCATGTTTTCCACGACGACCTTCTTCCCATTTTCTACACAATGCAACAGTTTCCAGACTTATACCTGGAATCCCGACTTTTCTTCATGGAAGGCTGGAGTGAAGGACAGTATTTTGACCTGTACAAGCTCTTGAGCAATAAACAGCCCCTCCTAAAGGAGCAGCTAAAGAATCTTGGTAGGCTTCTCTGCTTTACCAAATCTTATGTGGGCTTAACAAAGCTCACCACATGGTATCAATATGGATTTGTCCAACCACAAGGGccaaaagcaaacattttggTATCGGGGAATGAAattagacactttgccaaattCATGATGGAAAAGTTTAACATCAGTTCAGAGCAAAGCTCTGCTGAGGATTACATAGTCTTATTTAGTCGAACGCTTAACCGACTTATTGTAAACGAGGCCGAGCTTCTTGTCGCTCTCGCACAGGAGTTCCAGATGAAAACAATAACTGTTTCTCTTGAAGAGCATTCATTTACAGATATTGTGCGCTTAGTTAGCAACGCATCAATGCTTGTCAGTATGCATGGAGCACAATTGGTCACATCCCTTTTTCTGCCAAAAGGGGCTGTTGTTGTAGAGCTCTTTCCTTATGCAGTAAATCCTGAACATTATACACCATACAAAACACTAGCAATGCTTCCAGGTATGGAACTCCAGTATGTTGCCTGGCAAAACACTAAAGAGGAGAATACTATTACATATCCTAATAGACCATGGGAACAAGGTGGCATCGCCCATCTGAATGCAGCGGACCAGGAACGCATCatgaaaaataaagaagtgCCCCGTCATCTGTGCTGTCGCAATGCAGAGTGGCTCTTCCGTATATATCAGGACACAACGGTGGACATTCCTTCACTCATCGAAGCCATACGAAATGTCGTGAAAACAAAACTTGCTTTTAGAAAGCAAAGGTGGGTTAATGGCCTGTATCCGGGGAAAGTTAGAGAAGCAAGATGCCAGGCATCCGTCCAAGGTGCCACTGCAGCCAAGCTGTCTGTGTCCTGGCAGATTCCCTGGAATCTTAAATACTTGAAAGTCAGAGATGTTAAATATGAAGTATGGATACAGGAACAAGGCGAAAActcgtatatgccttatatcctttCTCACCAGAACCACACGttttctgaaaatattaaaCCATCCACTACTTACCTTGTTTGGATCCGATGCATTTTCAATAAAACCCTCCTTGgaccttttgcagaagttctgATGTGCAGCACGTAA